A genomic region of Solanum dulcamara chromosome 2, daSolDulc1.2, whole genome shotgun sequence contains the following coding sequences:
- the LOC129870714 gene encoding uncharacterized protein LOC129870714 produces the protein MISPKIQKDIVRVCAQKIAKAIIDDLGGDFFGILIDESKDISHHQQMALALRYVNKKGRVNERVIVIVPVGDILVQSLKKTICSLLLRHSLSTSKREQCYDGASNMRGEMNGLKALILQETPSAYCIHYFAHQLQLTLVVVAKKYFLVDNFFAIIVNVLNVVGASFKHRDQLRDHQADMLEQ, from the coding sequence ATGATTTctccaaaaattcaaaaggaTATTGTGAGAGTTTGTGCACAAAAAATCGCAAAAGCTATAATTGATGATTTGGGTGGTGATTTTTTTGGAATATTAATTGATGAATCCAAGGACATATCACATCATCAACAAATGGCCCTTGCTTTGCGGTATGTTAACAAAAAAGGCAGAGTGAATGAGCgagttattgttattgttcctGTTGGTGATATATTGGTACAATCATTGAAGAAAACAATATGTTCTTTGCTTTTGAGACACTCTTTGAGTACATCTAAACGTGAACAATGCTATGATGGGGCTAGTAACATGCGGGGAGAGATGAATGGTCTTAAAGCTTTGATTTTGCAGGAAACTCCATCAGCGTATTGCATTCACTATTTTGCTCACCAATTACAATTGACACTTGTAGTTGTtgcgaaaaaatattttcttgtggATAACTTCTTTGCTATTATTGTTAATGTGTTGAATGTGGTTGGAGCATCATTTAAGCATAGAGATCAACTTCGGGACCATCAAGCAGACATGTTGGAGCAATAA